In Carassius gibelio isolate Cgi1373 ecotype wild population from Czech Republic chromosome B4, carGib1.2-hapl.c, whole genome shotgun sequence, one DNA window encodes the following:
- the LOC127956364 gene encoding probable methyltransferase-like protein 25, producing MLPLDVTEDVSPRVNHSQLSLEEREKRKRLNLERKAGEGRGNIRDDGLFSPLTSYVTAETELKTLITELEDAVLVGLHTCGDLAPSTLRMFGAKQELRAVCSVDCCYHLLSEEFDQDRQGCVDGVCGFPVSQYLKAQECFCGRNARMSACLALERVSVGGGLPMESLFYRAVLHVIL from the exons ATGCTGCCTCTAGACGTCACAGAAGACGTCTCTCCCCGCGTCAACCACAGCCAGCTGAGTCTGGAGGAaagagagaagaggaagagattgAATCTGGAGAGGAAAGCTGGAGAAGGAAGGGGGAACATCAGAGACGACGGCCTGTTTTCCCCTCTGACCTCATATGTCACCGCAGAAACTGAGCTCAAGACGCTGATCACAGAGCTGGAG GATGCGGTTCTGGTTGGTCTGCATACGTGTGGAGATTTGGCCCCCAGCACTCTGAGGATGTTCGGGGCCAAACAGGAGCTGCGCGCCGTTTGCAGTGTGGACTGCTGCTACCATCTGCTCTCTGAAGAGTTTGATCAGGACAGACAGg GGTGTGTTGATGGTGTGTGTGGTTTCCCTGTGAGTCAGTATCTGAAGGCTCAGGAGTGTTTCTGTGGTCGAAATGCACGGATGTCAGCGTGTCTC GCTCTGGAGAGAGTGTCTGTTGGAGGAGGG CTGCCTATGGAGTCACTTTTTTATCGGGCCGTCCTTCATGTTATTTTATGA